Genomic segment of Rhodococcus sp. W8901:
GGTGGGGTCCTGCTCGTCGAATGCGAGCAGGACGGCGAAGCCCCGTTCGATGCTCTGGATGAAATCCCGGTCTTCGTTCGGCATCTGATGCTCCTGGCTGCGGGTTCGGTGTGACTTCGAGGTCGGGTGTTGACAACGGCTGTGACTCGACGCACAGTATGGTGTGTACGCATTGCGACGTGCATGTACGCACAGCGTACAACTTCGGTGGGGGACGCGCCTGCCCCGCGTTCACCGCCGCCACAACTTTCTCGACCGTCACTGTTCGAGCCTCGACGAGGAGGACCCATGACCAGCACCGAAACGGCGACCGCGCACGCATCGGGTAATGCCGCCACCGACAAGTTCAAGTCCGAGCGCGTGTCGGCGGACACGTCGAAGGAGCGGGCGGCCGCGATCTACCGCGACGTGCTCGCGGCGTTCGGGGAGATCATCCACAAGCACGGTGTCACCTACGACGAGTACCGGGTGGTCAAGCAGTGGATCATCGACGTCGGCGAGTACGGCGAGGTGCCGCTGTGGCTGGACGTGTTCGTCGAACACGAGATCGAGGACGTCAACTACAGCCGCAACGGACTCGCCGGCACCAAGGGCAGCATCGAGGGCCCGTACTACGTCGCCGATGCGCCGCAGCTGCCGTCCACGTGCACGATGCCGATGACCGACAAGGACGCCGAGGCAACCCCGTTGGTGTTCTCCGGCCAGGTCACGGATCTGGCGGGCAACGGTCTCGCCGGCGCCACCGTCGAACTCTGGCACGCCGACGAGGACGGCTTCTACTCGCAGTTCGCGCCGAACCTGCCCGAGTGGAACCTGCGCGGCACCATCGTCTGTGATGGCGAGGGCCGTTACGAGATCACCACGCTGCAGCCCGCGCCGTACCAGATCCCGCACGACGGGCCGACGGGCTGGTTCATCGAGTCCTACGGCGGTCACCCGTGGCGTCCGGCCCACCTGCACCTGATGGTGA
This window contains:
- the catA gene encoding catechol 1,2-dioxygenase, with the protein product MTSTETATAHASGNAATDKFKSERVSADTSKERAAAIYRDVLAAFGEIIHKHGVTYDEYRVVKQWIIDVGEYGEVPLWLDVFVEHEIEDVNYSRNGLAGTKGSIEGPYYVADAPQLPSTCTMPMTDKDAEATPLVFSGQVTDLAGNGLAGATVELWHADEDGFYSQFAPNLPEWNLRGTIVCDGEGRYEITTLQPAPYQIPHDGPTGWFIESYGGHPWRPAHLHLMVKAPGKETITTQLYFAGGQWLENDVATATKPELILDPKAGDDGKNYVTYNFALDPQA